A genomic segment from Alistipes senegalensis JC50 encodes:
- a CDS encoding PepSY-associated TM helix domain-containing protein has product MSAVRKWSRPVHRDLSFFFSGVLLIYAVSGFMLNHKRDFNSDYSVRRTELVFAQEIPRAEQEWTRARAEELLLRVGEEGNYLKHYFPEPDRLKVFIRGGSSLTVDLASGHAVYESIRKRPVLSSLNRLHYNPSRWWTVFSDVFLAGLIVIVLSGLVMMRGPKGLRGRGGVELIAGILIPLLFIFLT; this is encoded by the coding sequence ATGTCCGCCGTGAGGAAATGGAGCAGGCCCGTTCACCGCGACCTCTCCTTTTTCTTTTCGGGCGTACTGCTGATTTATGCGGTTTCGGGCTTCATGCTCAACCACAAACGCGATTTCAATTCCGATTATTCGGTGCGCCGGACCGAGCTGGTCTTCGCACAGGAGATACCGCGCGCCGAGCAGGAGTGGACCCGTGCGCGGGCCGAGGAACTGCTCCTGCGCGTCGGCGAGGAGGGCAATTACTTGAAACATTACTTTCCCGAACCGGACCGGTTGAAAGTCTTTATCCGGGGCGGCAGTTCGCTGACGGTCGATCTGGCGTCGGGACACGCCGTCTACGAGTCGATCCGCAAGCGGCCCGTGCTGAGCAGTCTGAACCGGCTGCATTACAATCCGTCGCGCTGGTGGACGGTCTTTTCGGATGTCTTTTTAGCGGGATTGATCGTAATCGTGCTTTCCGGGCTGGTGATGATGCGCGGCCCGAAAGGATTGCGGGGCCGCGGAGGCGTCGAGCTGATCGCGGGGATTCTGATTCCGCTGCTGTTTATTTTCCTGACCTGA
- a CDS encoding 6-phosphofructokinase — MKEAIAILTGGGPAPGMNTVVGSVAKTFLRKGYRVIGLHEGYTGLFNPSPRTVDIDYPMADGIFNQGGSFLQMSRFKPKDSDFENNFNLKFFTDNNIKLLVTVGGDDTASTANRIAKFLEAKKYPIANIHVPKTIDNDLPLPKGTPTFGYESAKDKGAVIARAVYVDARTSGNWFVLAAMGRSAGHLAFGIGEACHYPMIVIPEMFDKTEITVEKIVNLVISSIIKRKIMGMDYGAAVISEGVFHALSDEEIRKSGIHFTYDEHGHPELGKVSKAHIFNEMIEKKLKELGLKVKSRPVELGYEIRCQTPIAYDLTYCSELGIGVHKLFAEGKTGCMVYVDSEGNVSPLYLKDLQDPTTGKIPPRLVDIKSDKFSSVVENIINAITPADYEAAKAYVKNPEEYDFHKILNWK, encoded by the coding sequence ATGAAAGAAGCAATCGCAATTCTGACCGGCGGCGGACCGGCCCCCGGCATGAACACCGTGGTAGGCAGCGTCGCAAAAACGTTCCTGCGCAAAGGTTACCGCGTGATCGGCCTGCACGAAGGCTACACGGGCCTGTTCAACCCCTCGCCCCGCACCGTGGACATCGACTATCCGATGGCCGACGGCATCTTCAACCAGGGCGGTTCGTTCCTGCAAATGAGCCGGTTCAAACCCAAGGATTCGGATTTCGAGAACAACTTCAACCTCAAATTCTTCACCGACAACAACATCAAGCTGCTCGTCACGGTCGGCGGCGACGATACCGCCTCGACGGCCAACCGCATCGCCAAGTTCCTCGAGGCCAAGAAATACCCCATCGCCAACATCCACGTCCCCAAGACCATCGACAACGACCTCCCGCTCCCGAAGGGAACGCCGACGTTCGGTTACGAGTCGGCCAAGGACAAGGGCGCCGTCATCGCCCGCGCCGTCTACGTAGACGCCCGCACGAGCGGCAACTGGTTCGTGCTGGCCGCCATGGGCCGCTCGGCAGGACACCTGGCATTCGGCATCGGCGAAGCGTGCCACTACCCGATGATCGTCATTCCCGAAATGTTCGACAAGACGGAGATCACCGTCGAGAAGATCGTCAACCTGGTGATTTCGTCGATCATCAAGCGCAAGATCATGGGCATGGACTACGGTGCCGCCGTGATCTCCGAGGGCGTGTTCCACGCGCTGTCGGACGAGGAGATCCGCAAGAGCGGCATCCACTTCACCTATGACGAGCACGGGCATCCCGAGCTGGGCAAGGTGTCGAAGGCGCACATCTTCAACGAGATGATCGAGAAGAAGCTCAAGGAGCTGGGCCTCAAGGTCAAGAGTCGTCCGGTGGAACTGGGATACGAAATCCGCTGCCAGACCCCGATCGCCTACGACCTGACCTACTGCTCGGAGCTGGGTATCGGCGTGCACAAACTCTTCGCCGAGGGCAAGACGGGCTGCATGGTTTACGTGGATTCGGAGGGCAACGTCTCGCCGCTCTACCTCAAGGACCTGCAAGACCCCACGACGGGCAAGATTCCGCCCCGTCTGGTGGACATCAAGTCGGACAAGTTCTCGTCGGTGGTGGAGAACATCATCAACGCCATCACCCCGGCAGACTACGAAGCCGCCAAGGCTTATGTCAAGAACCCCGAGGAGTACGACTTCCACAAGATTCTGAACTGGAAATAA
- a CDS encoding DUF4876 domain-containing protein, whose amino-acid sequence MKKLFLILTTALFAAGFASCTDDPEETVNPVVVSEILRALGGNVLVNVPEENFDVNIPADAASWVQINEAESSGKALVLSVDENETGTERSTVVNVTRSGKSTVLATVTIKQSDITLQAGEFVIEEIYFTGTALPETGKPDRWLGDQYIKIRNNSDEDLYADGMMLILSSGLNSGMNSEMIEGKDFRKECCAGNAFYCIPGNGQDVLVKAGESLIVVNNAQNHTIGNPNSWDATKADFEWYDVSSNENYLDIDNPDVPNLDKWYASTLTVQVLHNRGFNAVAIAMPPVGLTAKQFLAEYPLEDAQYIFHSPNGSDYTMPLRNCYRVPNEWVLDAVNTGCRDEYYIAPWDASLDAGYAWCGTADGDAYRFGKSVIRKTGSDGKLIDSNNSTNDFESNTKASLIK is encoded by the coding sequence ATGAAAAAGCTTTTCTTAATTCTCACCACGGCCCTCTTCGCAGCGGGCTTCGCATCCTGCACCGACGATCCCGAAGAAACGGTCAATCCCGTCGTCGTATCCGAAATCTTGCGCGCGCTCGGCGGCAATGTGCTGGTAAACGTGCCCGAGGAAAATTTCGACGTGAATATTCCCGCCGATGCTGCGTCGTGGGTTCAGATCAATGAAGCCGAATCTTCGGGCAAAGCGCTGGTGCTGTCCGTCGATGAGAACGAAACGGGGACGGAACGTTCGACCGTCGTGAACGTGACGCGGAGCGGCAAGAGCACCGTTCTGGCGACCGTAACCATCAAACAGAGCGACATCACGCTGCAAGCCGGCGAATTCGTGATCGAGGAGATCTACTTCACAGGCACGGCGCTTCCCGAAACGGGAAAGCCTGACAGGTGGCTGGGCGACCAGTACATCAAGATCCGTAACAACTCCGACGAAGACCTCTATGCCGACGGCATGATGCTGATCCTTTCGAGCGGACTCAATTCGGGCATGAACAGCGAGATGATCGAAGGCAAGGACTTCCGCAAGGAGTGTTGTGCGGGCAATGCGTTCTACTGCATTCCCGGCAACGGACAGGATGTGCTGGTCAAAGCCGGCGAGTCGCTGATCGTCGTCAACAACGCCCAGAACCACACCATCGGCAACCCGAACTCGTGGGACGCCACGAAAGCCGATTTCGAGTGGTACGACGTTTCGTCGAACGAGAACTATCTGGATATCGACAACCCCGACGTGCCCAACCTCGACAAATGGTACGCTTCGACATTGACGGTCCAAGTGCTCCACAACCGCGGCTTCAACGCCGTGGCTATCGCCATGCCGCCCGTCGGCCTGACTGCAAAGCAGTTCCTCGCCGAATACCCGCTCGAAGACGCCCAGTATATCTTCCACTCCCCGAACGGCTCGGACTACACGATGCCGCTGCGCAACTGCTACCGCGTGCCTAACGAATGGGTGCTCGACGCCGTGAACACGGGCTGCCGCGACGAATACTACATCGCCCCGTGGGACGCTTCGCTCGACGCAGGTTACGCATGGTGCGGTACGGCCGACGGAGATGCCTACCGCTTCGGCAAGTCGGTGATCCGCAAGACCGGTTCCGACGGCAAACTCATCGACTCGAACAACTCGACCAACGACTTCGAGTCCAATACGAAGGCGTCGCTGATCAAGTAA
- a CDS encoding OB-fold nucleic acid binding domain-containing protein: MRKTKKKFKPIMRHFVYCAALAAAVFFLAGCGGNPNKKNASETQTSETQSSVMEVDNLLADAEKLTGGKVTVEGVCTHICRHGGRKIFLMGTDDTQVIRIEAGEKIGSFKPECVNNVVRVTGTLVEDRIDEAYLAEWELRLKDQIARQHGEGEAGCSAEHQARGESVASSTEKRIADFRACIADRKAKEGKEYLSFYHVDGGSYEVLK, translated from the coding sequence ATGCGGAAAACGAAGAAAAAATTCAAACCGATTATGAGACATTTCGTTTATTGTGCGGCGCTTGCAGCCGCCGTATTTTTCCTTGCTGGGTGCGGCGGGAACCCGAATAAAAAGAACGCTTCGGAGACTCAAACCTCAGAAACGCAGAGTTCCGTCATGGAGGTCGATAACCTGCTCGCCGATGCTGAGAAGTTGACCGGCGGCAAGGTGACGGTCGAGGGCGTCTGCACGCATATCTGCCGCCACGGGGGCCGCAAGATTTTCCTAATGGGAACCGACGATACGCAGGTGATCCGCATTGAAGCCGGAGAGAAGATCGGCAGCTTCAAGCCCGAATGCGTGAACAACGTCGTGCGGGTGACGGGCACGCTGGTCGAAGACCGGATCGACGAGGCTTACCTTGCCGAGTGGGAGCTGCGGCTCAAGGACCAGATCGCCCGGCAGCACGGCGAGGGCGAAGCCGGATGCAGCGCCGAACATCAGGCCCGCGGCGAATCGGTTGCCAGCAGCACCGAAAAGCGTATCGCCGACTTCCGTGCCTGTATCGCCGACCGCAAAGCCAAAGAAGGCAAGGAATACCTTTCGTTCTACCATGTGGACGGCGGGAGTTATGAAGTTTTGAAATAA
- a CDS encoding cold-shock protein — protein MTGKVKWFDGKKGYGFITAENGKEIFVHFSGIVKDGFKSLNEGQVVEFEIGTGAKGEQAINVKVVE, from the coding sequence ATGACAGGTAAGGTAAAATGGTTCGATGGCAAAAAAGGCTACGGATTCATTACGGCAGAGAACGGCAAAGAGATTTTCGTACATTTCTCGGGAATCGTTAAGGATGGTTTCAAGTCACTCAACGAAGGTCAGGTCGTAGAGTTCGAAATTGGCACGGGTGCCAAAGGCGAACAGGCCATTAACGTAAAAGTAGTTGAGTAA
- a CDS encoding DUF4857 domain-containing protein encodes MIKSIKTGIILLAALLLAWLLPWCYAFVFASPSWSPFTLYSCVTHGFASVDFDRENNVAGRDLQGNTYTQQQFDSILPTFYYRQLAAEGRFPSEIEGVAVESRDVERTNFMFRTSPGEINRRRPTVYQLLESMPDRIDLEPATDVFRITGEGIEFVDMETNTIDQKKSAAFTKVLRDKGFSFPARVVSGNPSTRKRYDNGYLLVDDALRVYHMKQVRGRPFVRRTDVADSLQIGQIFVTEFADRKSLGFLVDSEKRFYTLGAEDYKLHEIPVGKFGPTRENMMIIGDMFYWTVTIQGAESKRYVAVNARDYSLADEYRPEEKPQAWAEYAKYLFPFELSFTSPLDGYVKPRIAEVSFQALWLGLVLGAFYALIRRRSPGGRLWQTVGVVLFGLFLFVPLLVFGTAKR; translated from the coding sequence ATGATAAAGAGTATCAAAACCGGAATAATCCTCCTTGCGGCGCTTCTGCTGGCATGGCTGCTGCCGTGGTGCTACGCGTTCGTGTTCGCATCGCCTTCGTGGTCGCCGTTCACGCTCTACAGCTGCGTGACGCACGGATTCGCATCGGTGGATTTCGACCGCGAAAACAACGTCGCCGGACGCGATCTGCAGGGCAACACCTACACCCAGCAGCAGTTCGACAGTATCCTGCCGACGTTCTATTACCGCCAACTCGCCGCCGAAGGGAGGTTTCCGTCCGAAATCGAGGGCGTGGCGGTCGAATCGCGCGACGTGGAGCGCACGAACTTCATGTTCCGCACGTCGCCCGGCGAAATCAACCGCCGCAGACCGACGGTCTATCAACTGCTGGAATCGATGCCCGACCGCATCGATTTAGAACCGGCGACGGACGTGTTCCGCATCACCGGCGAGGGAATCGAGTTCGTCGATATGGAGACCAACACCATCGACCAAAAGAAGAGCGCGGCATTCACCAAAGTCCTGCGGGACAAGGGATTTTCGTTCCCGGCCCGCGTCGTCTCCGGCAACCCCTCGACGCGCAAGCGGTACGACAACGGCTACCTGCTGGTGGACGACGCGCTGCGCGTCTACCACATGAAGCAGGTCCGCGGCCGCCCGTTCGTGCGCCGTACCGACGTTGCGGACTCGCTGCAAATCGGCCAGATTTTCGTCACGGAGTTCGCCGACCGCAAAAGTCTCGGTTTTCTGGTGGACAGCGAAAAGCGTTTCTATACGCTCGGTGCGGAGGATTACAAACTGCACGAGATTCCCGTCGGGAAATTCGGCCCCACACGGGAGAACATGATGATCATCGGCGACATGTTCTACTGGACGGTCACCATCCAAGGCGCCGAATCGAAACGCTATGTCGCCGTGAACGCCCGCGACTATTCACTGGCGGACGAATACCGCCCCGAAGAGAAACCGCAGGCATGGGCCGAGTACGCAAAATACCTGTTTCCCTTCGAACTGTCGTTCACCTCGCCGCTGGACGGCTACGTAAAGCCCCGGATTGCGGAGGTGTCGTTTCAGGCCCTCTGGCTGGGACTCGTGCTCGGCGCGTTCTATGCGCTCATCCGCCGCAGATCGCCCGGCGGACGGCTCTGGCAGACCGTCGGCGTCGTCTTGTTCGGACTCTTCCTCTTCGTCCCGCTGCTGGTATTCGGCACGGCAAAACGATGA
- a CDS encoding ABC transporter ATP-binding protein encodes MTDSVIECRNLTHCYGERLIYKDLSFEVPRGRILGLLGKNGTGKTTTINILSGYLQPRAGQCLIFGEDIRTMRPETRARIALLIEGHVQYAFMTIEQIERFYARFYPRWNRDAYYGLMEMLKVAPRQRISRMSCGQRSQVALGLILAQNADLLVLDDFSMGLDPGYRRLFVEYLRDYAQSEEKTVFLTSHIIQDMEKLVDDCIIMDYGSILVQMPVGELLGTFRRYTFTPGADVTIPAGDGLYHPSVVNGRAELYSFDSPATVQGVLERAGIVCSDLRGETLNLEDAFIGLTGKY; translated from the coding sequence ATGACCGATTCTGTCATCGAATGCCGCAACCTCACCCATTGTTACGGGGAGCGGCTGATATACAAAGACCTGAGTTTCGAGGTTCCGCGCGGGCGGATCCTCGGACTTTTGGGTAAAAACGGCACCGGAAAAACCACGACCATCAACATTCTGAGCGGCTATCTCCAACCGCGCGCCGGACAGTGTCTGATCTTCGGCGAGGATATCCGCACGATGCGGCCCGAAACCCGCGCCCGGATCGCCCTGCTGATCGAGGGACACGTGCAGTACGCCTTCATGACCATCGAGCAGATCGAACGGTTCTATGCGCGGTTTTATCCCCGCTGGAACCGCGACGCCTATTACGGACTGATGGAAATGCTGAAGGTGGCGCCCCGGCAGCGCATCTCGCGCATGTCGTGCGGACAGCGTTCGCAGGTGGCCTTAGGGCTGATTCTCGCCCAGAACGCCGATCTGCTCGTGCTTGACGACTTCTCGATGGGACTGGACCCCGGTTACCGCCGCCTGTTCGTAGAATACCTGCGCGACTATGCGCAGAGCGAGGAGAAGACCGTTTTCCTTACCTCGCACATCATTCAGGACATGGAAAAGCTCGTGGACGACTGTATCATCATGGATTACGGAAGCATTCTGGTACAGATGCCCGTCGGCGAACTGCTCGGCACGTTCCGGCGATACACCTTCACGCCGGGCGCCGACGTCACGATCCCCGCCGGCGACGGCCTCTACCACCCGAGCGTCGTGAACGGGCGCGCCGAACTCTATTCGTTCGACTCCCCTGCGACGGTACAGGGCGTGCTGGAGCGCGCGGGCATTGTCTGCAGCGACCTGCGCGGCGAAACGCTGAACCTCGAAGACGCTTTCATCGGACTGACCGGAAAATACTAA